Proteins encoded within one genomic window of Lysinibacillus sphaericus:
- a CDS encoding Gp138 family membrane-puncturing spike protein, whose translation MTNMTEFFKTLQHGVYMNLNTAMPCKVLAYDETKRRAKIQPLFKVKEYGQDESSLAPIENVPVLFQRYKVHNNQPIPITTDTAPHPQYTGTGEHVHNEITFTESVEMIPDLKNGDIVQVIFNQRAIDEAQNGQNVYPGTARMFDIHDAVIVGVF comes from the coding sequence ATGACGAATATGACCGAGTTTTTTAAAACGCTTCAACATGGAGTATATATGAACTTAAATACAGCCATGCCTTGTAAAGTCCTTGCTTATGATGAAACTAAACGAAGAGCTAAGATACAGCCATTATTCAAAGTGAAAGAATATGGACAAGATGAAAGTTCTTTGGCTCCTATCGAAAATGTACCAGTGCTTTTCCAACGTTATAAAGTGCATAATAATCAACCAATTCCTATAACAACAGATACTGCACCTCATCCGCAATATACAGGTACAGGTGAGCATGTGCATAATGAAATAACTTTTACAGAATCAGTTGAAATGATTCCAGACTTAAAAAATGGCGATATAGTTCAAGTGATATTTAACCAGCGAGCTATAGATGAAGCACAAAACGGACAAAATGTTTATCCAGGAACAGCAAGAATGTTTGATATTCACGATGCAGTAATAGTGGGGGTGTTTTAG